The genomic segment ATCACGTAAGTCGCAAGCCTCGGCAGTACATCCGGGGGTGTCATCTTTGGGATAGAAGTATAATACTAATTTTTTGCCTTTGTAATCAACCAATGAAATAGTTTCACCTTTTTCGTTGGTACTCTTAAATATGGGTGCTTTTTCCCCTATCGTTAATGCCATGTAATTATAGATATTTGAAAGATGAATTAGGAAAGTAATTGTTGCCTAAGTAAAAACTCTAACTGCCCATTTACCTTTTCAAGCTCATTGTTCAGATTTTCAAGTTCCTCATTTTGGCTTGCCAATTTTTCATTTTTCTCTTTAACTTCTTCTAAAAGTCTAGTGCGTTCACGCCTAAGGAAAAAAACTTCAGTGCCCTGCTTAATTGTGGTAAGCATTTGGTGTTCATCCCAAGGTTTTTGATGGTATTGAAATATATTCCCTTTATTGATGGCATCGACCAAAGCTGTAAAATCGGTATAGCCAGTAAGTAATACTCTGATAGGTTCTGGATTAATTTCGACCAATTTTTGCAAAAATTCCGTGCCTGTCATCTCAGGCATCCGTTGGTCGGTAATAACCATGGCAAAATCGTGAAGATGGATTTCCTCCAAGGCTTTGATGGCTGAATCGCAGGTGTGCACCTCATAGTCTTTTCTAAAATGAGACTTAAACCCAATCAGATTCCCTGC from the Bacteroidota bacterium genome contains:
- a CDS encoding response regulator — translated: MTDSELNTPKIKILYVDDEAGNLIGFKSHFRKDYEVHTCDSAIKALEEIHLHDFAMVITDQRMPEMTGTEFLQKLVEINPEPIRVLLTGYTDFTALVDAINKGNIFQYHQKPWDEHQMLTTIKQGTEVFFLRRERTRLLEEVKEKNEKLASQNEELENLNNELEKVNGQLEFLLRQQLLS